The following coding sequences lie in one Enterococcus sp. 9E7_DIV0242 genomic window:
- a CDS encoding MBL fold metallo-hydrolase: protein MKAKELDENTWLITRGEGQSSIHNYLLVGEHKAALIDTGLEEETLQAFVSLITDKPIVVIHTHGHIDHIGNDQQFEEVMLHPRDVDLYHLHSSAEFRREFFKRQYEEMKQNDPDKAEAFAIKQFQTINQTVALKPLTEGMVVDLGTRKLKVIETPGHTQGCISLVDVDKKVIYTGDMVCEMGVLMHFAEATTINVYKQSLEVIHSAMTPEYRLFSGHQLSPLTIEWVEKYLECVSELIELGKTSDLTNQSVNEILFYSKENAKISYRNDQLLDGIRETN from the coding sequence GTGAAGGCAAAAGAACTTGATGAAAACACTTGGCTGATCACTCGTGGAGAAGGTCAATCTTCCATACACAATTATCTTCTTGTTGGTGAGCATAAGGCAGCATTGATCGATACAGGTCTTGAAGAGGAGACTCTACAAGCATTTGTTAGCCTTATAACGGATAAACCAATCGTGGTCATTCATACGCATGGTCATATCGATCATATTGGTAATGATCAACAATTTGAAGAGGTAATGCTTCATCCGAGAGACGTTGATTTATATCATCTGCATTCCTCAGCAGAATTTAGAAGAGAATTTTTCAAACGACAGTATGAAGAAATGAAACAAAATGATCCGGATAAAGCGGAAGCTTTTGCAATAAAACAGTTTCAAACGATCAATCAGACTGTTGCTTTGAAGCCATTAACTGAGGGAATGGTTGTTGATCTTGGCACACGAAAGCTCAAGGTCATTGAGACACCGGGACATACTCAAGGGTGTATCTCTCTGGTTGACGTAGATAAAAAGGTCATTTACACGGGGGACATGGTCTGTGAAATGGGCGTATTAATGCATTTTGCTGAGGCAACAACTATCAACGTTTACAAACAAAGCCTAGAAGTCATTCATTCTGCGATGACACCTGAGTATCGACTATTCTCGGGGCATCAACTAAGCCCGTTGACAATTGAATGGGTAGAGAAATATCTTGAGTGTGTGAGTGAGCTGATTGAACTTGGGAAGACAAGCGATTTGACAAATCAGAGTGTGAATGAAATCTTGTTTTATTCGAAAGAGAACGCAAAAATTTCTTACAGGAATGATCAGTTGTTAGATGGCATTCGTGAAACGAATTAG
- a CDS encoding ChbG/HpnK family deacetylase — translation MISKLITRSDDFGSSNASNQAIYQVLKEKDYIKNVSCMAVGPMMESGAELLKSLPTRDFSIGMHGTLTAEWTYLKWFPMSDTSRIPSLIGENGVFPPKFGLLNQSIDPDEVVTEFNAQLDQLTKFGLKISYFDTHMMPEMYYPELIPILKEWANRKGLINHLDWYDLKQKLGPHSYPSIEVGLKLWTEWLEGLTEDYRLTLMHPMTPSREALSFANSQSVIGMVGKYRANEYELLMSGKLDEWCDKNQIMRVSYDYAEKHLTKLSQEVGE, via the coding sequence ATGATTTCAAAACTAATCACCAGATCCGATGATTTTGGATCAAGTAACGCTTCAAATCAGGCGATATACCAAGTGTTAAAAGAGAAGGATTACATTAAAAATGTCTCCTGTATGGCGGTTGGCCCGATGATGGAATCAGGAGCAGAGCTTTTAAAGTCTTTGCCAACTCGTGATTTTTCAATCGGTATGCATGGTACTCTGACCGCTGAATGGACATATCTGAAATGGTTCCCAATGTCAGATACGTCCCGAATTCCTTCATTGATCGGGGAGAATGGGGTTTTTCCACCTAAATTTGGTTTGCTAAATCAGAGCATCGATCCTGATGAGGTAGTAACAGAATTTAATGCACAGCTGGATCAATTAACGAAGTTTGGATTAAAAATCAGTTACTTTGACACGCATATGATGCCAGAGATGTATTATCCAGAGTTAATCCCTATCCTAAAAGAATGGGCGAATAGAAAAGGATTGATCAATCATCTTGATTGGTATGATTTAAAGCAGAAATTAGGGCCGCATAGTTATCCTTCGATAGAAGTAGGGCTGAAGCTTTGGACGGAATGGCTTGAGGGTTTAACTGAGGATTATCGACTGACTTTAATGCATCCAATGACCCCAAGTCGTGAAGCGTTATCCTTTGCTAATAGTCAATCAGTTATTGGAATGGTAGGGAAATATCGAGCAAATGAATATGAGCTGTTGATGTCTGGCAAACTCGACGAATGGTGTGATAAAAACCAAATCATGCGTGTTTCCTACGACTATGCCGAAAAACATCTTACTAAGCTATCACAGGAGGTGGGGGAATAG
- a CDS encoding PTS transporter subunit EIIC, whose product MQEKQAQQIADRTLEAIGGKENIATAFHCVTRLRFILKDDSKVELEKIKSIPGTLGFQKTGDQYQVIIGPEVGVVFNKLKLESELDSGDADTKSDHSPKKKMTLKSIGSGILDALVGSITPALPAIICAGMIKMVLMLLGPSLIGVLSLESGTYQVLNFVGDAGFYFLPVFLGYTSAKKFKANPLLGMLMGSILISPAFVESVTAGTALSVYGLPITPVNYASTVIPIILIVWVMSYVEVFFDNYIPSSFKMIFVPVLTVLVMVPLALVVLGPLGSILGNYISAFLLWTHQVFGPFGIGLIAAVFALLIVTGMHHAINMAVLVTLTANGYDEVVFVAVAPVVVSIAATALAFGLKAKQTANRSLGLSSFVLQVVGGVAEPTLYGVMIPYIKPFAAQAIGAFCGAVYMGFMHVKAYALTGSNIFILAGFIHEDSANFINAIIGCSIAFVVTFALVWVLGFKEKEQETFE is encoded by the coding sequence ATGCAAGAGAAACAAGCGCAACAAATTGCAGACCGTACTTTAGAAGCGATTGGTGGGAAAGAAAATATTGCGACTGCTTTTCACTGTGTCACTCGCTTACGCTTTATTTTAAAAGATGATAGTAAGGTGGAGCTGGAAAAAATTAAAAGTATCCCCGGCACATTAGGTTTTCAAAAGACAGGTGATCAATACCAGGTAATTATTGGTCCGGAGGTCGGTGTGGTCTTCAATAAATTGAAGCTTGAAAGCGAGCTGGACAGTGGTGATGCTGATACCAAAAGTGATCACTCACCTAAGAAAAAAATGACACTGAAATCAATTGGGAGTGGTATTTTAGATGCTTTAGTAGGGAGTATTACTCCAGCTTTACCAGCAATCATCTGTGCCGGAATGATCAAGATGGTTCTAATGCTGCTGGGTCCTAGTTTGATTGGTGTACTTTCACTGGAAAGCGGCACCTATCAAGTGCTCAATTTCGTAGGTGACGCAGGATTCTATTTTTTACCAGTCTTTCTAGGCTACACTAGTGCCAAGAAGTTTAAGGCCAATCCTCTTCTCGGTATGCTGATGGGGAGTATCCTGATTTCACCAGCCTTTGTAGAAAGCGTTACTGCTGGGACAGCACTTAGTGTCTATGGACTACCAATTACCCCAGTCAATTATGCTAGTACAGTAATTCCAATCATTCTAATTGTTTGGGTCATGTCGTATGTCGAAGTCTTTTTCGACAACTACATTCCGAGCAGTTTCAAAATGATTTTTGTTCCAGTTCTTACTGTTTTGGTTATGGTACCTTTGGCATTGGTGGTTTTAGGGCCTTTAGGGAGTATCCTAGGAAACTATATTAGCGCCTTTCTACTGTGGACGCATCAAGTTTTCGGTCCGTTTGGGATCGGTTTGATTGCTGCTGTCTTTGCTCTATTGATTGTCACAGGTATGCACCATGCTATCAATATGGCGGTATTGGTTACTCTAACTGCTAACGGATACGATGAAGTGGTTTTCGTAGCTGTTGCCCCTGTAGTAGTCTCCATTGCAGCAACGGCTCTAGCTTTCGGTTTGAAGGCGAAACAAACAGCCAATCGTAGCTTAGGCCTTTCTAGCTTTGTTTTGCAAGTTGTTGGTGGCGTTGCTGAGCCTACACTATATGGCGTAATGATTCCTTATATCAAGCCTTTCGCTGCACAAGCTATTGGTGCATTTTGTGGGGCTGTGTATATGGGTTTCATGCATGTTAAAGCATATGCCTTAACAGGATCAAATATTTTTATTTTGGCCGGCTTCATTCATGAAGACTCAGCCAATTTTATTAATGCCATTATTGGGTGCAGTATTGCCTTTGTTGTGACGTTTGCCCTCGTCTGGGTACTTGGTTTTAAAGAGAAAGAACAAGAAACTTTTGAATAG
- a CDS encoding GntR family transcriptional regulator, with translation MNKFFDIYTQLKEEVREGIYNDTMLLPTELELVGRFKTSRNTIRRAIAQLNAEGLVYSVKGRGVVILETSKVDKVFFKTGNFHGLKELSNYNEISTSSKLIDFKELTVSEELAKVISFHEGERIYKISRLRVINGASMMYDTSYFKKSILGPIDEKIAAGSIYEYIDQKLEFKIVASKSIMKVVSAKAADFENLDLGENNCVGEIENIAYTDNGRLFEHTFIRYIPNEYVMVSFAQR, from the coding sequence GTGAACAAATTTTTTGATATCTATACACAGCTTAAAGAAGAAGTCAGAGAAGGTATCTACAATGATACCATGTTGTTACCTACTGAATTAGAATTGGTCGGCCGCTTCAAAACTAGCCGAAATACCATTCGTCGTGCGATTGCACAGTTAAACGCTGAAGGATTAGTTTATAGTGTTAAAGGCCGAGGTGTTGTTATTTTAGAGACGTCAAAAGTAGACAAAGTTTTTTTCAAAACCGGAAACTTTCATGGCTTGAAAGAGCTTTCCAATTATAATGAAATAAGCACCTCCTCCAAACTAATTGATTTTAAAGAATTAACTGTTTCTGAGGAGCTGGCAAAAGTCATTTCATTTCATGAAGGAGAGCGAATTTATAAAATCAGTCGTTTAAGGGTCATTAACGGTGCATCGATGATGTATGACACTAGTTACTTCAAAAAAAGTATCTTGGGCCCTATTGATGAGAAAATTGCAGCAGGCTCGATTTATGAATATATCGATCAAAAATTAGAGTTTAAAATTGTTGCATCTAAATCAATTATGAAAGTCGTCTCAGCAAAAGCAGCTGATTTTGAAAATCTAGATCTAGGTGAAAACAATTGCGTGGGAGAAATTGAGAATATTGCTTATACAGATAATGGTCGCCTCTTTGAACATACGTTTATTCGCTATATTCCTAACGAATATGTTATGGTTTCCTTCGCTCAACGATGA
- a CDS encoding alpha/beta hydrolase, translating to MKLTIMLTKMLYQLMSVNRSKYNQSFPITSPVEKIRNVSYADKGDKKQVLDIYTPDRKGNYPVFVQIHGGGWTLGDKDDNIGYCEFIASKGYVSVAINYTLAPKAPHPEQEKIVFEAFKWIKENIGNYGGDPQKLFLSGDSGGAHLASTVANVCTNPKAAAVFGVEPPLDKEQIAGMVLFYGAYDFLSAKYATFPFIKVSYESFLGTMDDEKDRDLMIEASPIYYVNEQFPRSILLSGEIDGLHKSQTLEFAKRLEEMNVPVTKVFFDKEREDAVHGFMVDYSRSCTKESLKQIADFLAEKSC from the coding sequence ATGAAATTGACCATTATGTTAACAAAAATGCTGTATCAACTTATGAGTGTTAACCGAAGCAAATACAATCAATCTTTTCCAATCACTAGTCCTGTTGAAAAAATTAGGAATGTGAGCTATGCCGATAAAGGAGATAAAAAGCAAGTTCTTGATATTTATACACCAGATAGAAAAGGAAATTACCCAGTCTTTGTGCAAATTCATGGTGGAGGGTGGACGCTTGGAGATAAGGATGACAACATCGGCTATTGTGAGTTCATCGCTTCTAAAGGGTATGTCAGTGTTGCGATCAATTATACATTAGCACCTAAAGCTCCTCATCCTGAACAAGAAAAAATTGTCTTTGAGGCTTTCAAATGGATCAAAGAGAATATAGGAAACTATGGAGGAGATCCACAAAAACTTTTTCTATCAGGAGATTCGGGCGGCGCGCACCTGGCTTCTACTGTAGCGAATGTATGTACAAATCCTAAAGCAGCGGCAGTGTTTGGTGTTGAGCCGCCATTAGATAAAGAGCAGATTGCCGGAATGGTTTTATTTTACGGAGCCTATGATTTTCTCAGTGCGAAGTATGCAACGTTTCCGTTTATAAAAGTGAGCTACGAATCATTTTTAGGTACTATGGACGATGAAAAAGACCGTGACTTGATGATCGAGGCATCACCGATTTATTACGTGAATGAACAATTTCCTCGAAGCATTTTACTTTCAGGTGAAATAGATGGACTGCATAAATCTCAAACGTTAGAATTTGCAAAACGTCTTGAGGAAATGAACGTACCAGTCACAAAAGTATTTTTTGATAAAGAGCGAGAAGACGCTGTTCATGGGTTTATGGTTGACTATAGTCGGTCATGCACCAAAGAAAGCTTGAAGCAAATAGCAGATTTCCTTGCTGAAAAGTCATGTTGA
- a CDS encoding GDSL-type esterase/lipase family protein — MFRMIWHQVFSNYGNLNFKPNDRIEKMTIKQNISGKGARVEFSNKYDHESMKVIRARISTDPEMVNASPITLNNQDSFEIPAGQSLWSDFSKIDVPLKSSLYLELEIKNNSNHLATSAHTFSDKIFQTNVADLDMNFVYGITTVALLTETKGITVAFFGDSLTNQGYYTDSATQWLYDHMEGVTAINEGISGNRLLLPGTSDSEWNNSFGQAAVERFSHLVNYRPDVVVVMIGDNDLYQVRATNMDELPTAIKAITALERIKNETIVAGIQPILVTLTPFKGAVSREVEAWSPEKELIREEINRWIRKNEKMIDLDQYVCDRSDPRRLAEYYDSGDHLHFSEEGGTKIGAYMAEQIAELLKIE, encoded by the coding sequence ATGTTTCGAATGATTTGGCATCAAGTCTTTTCTAACTATGGAAATCTAAATTTTAAACCCAACGATAGAATCGAAAAAATGACTATCAAACAAAATATTTCTGGTAAAGGCGCTCGTGTAGAATTTTCAAACAAATACGATCATGAGAGTATGAAGGTTATCCGTGCTAGAATCTCAACAGATCCGGAAATGGTTAATGCTAGTCCAATTACGTTGAATAATCAGGATTCATTCGAAATTCCCGCTGGACAATCGCTATGGTCTGATTTTTCAAAAATTGACGTGCCATTGAAATCATCTTTGTATCTCGAGCTGGAGATAAAGAATAACTCCAATCATTTAGCGACCTCCGCTCACACATTCTCGGATAAGATATTTCAAACGAATGTAGCTGATCTTGATATGAACTTTGTTTATGGAATCACTACGGTAGCTCTTCTGACGGAAACAAAAGGCATCACTGTTGCCTTCTTTGGTGATTCTTTGACTAATCAAGGTTATTATACGGATTCAGCTACGCAATGGCTGTATGACCATATGGAAGGGGTTACGGCAATTAATGAAGGGATTTCCGGAAACCGATTGCTTTTACCGGGGACATCAGATTCTGAATGGAACAACAGCTTTGGACAAGCGGCAGTTGAACGTTTTAGCCATTTAGTCAATTACCGACCAGATGTTGTGGTGGTAATGATTGGAGATAATGATCTTTATCAAGTCAGGGCCACAAACATGGATGAACTGCCAACGGCCATAAAAGCTATTACAGCTTTAGAACGAATCAAAAATGAGACGATCGTTGCTGGAATTCAGCCTATTCTTGTCACATTGACACCATTCAAAGGGGCAGTTTCTCGTGAAGTCGAAGCTTGGTCGCCGGAGAAAGAGTTGATTCGAGAAGAAATCAATCGATGGATCAGGAAAAATGAAAAAATGATCGATCTGGACCAATATGTTTGTGATAGATCAGATCCTCGTAGGTTAGCAGAATATTATGACTCGGGAGACCATTTACATTTTTCTGAGGAAGGCGGCACAAAAATCGGCGCTTATATGGCAGAGCAGATAGCAGAATTGCTGAAAATAGAGTAA
- a CDS encoding alpha/beta hydrolase — MRSLLDTNFVPEWVSIIDKKVIPQIDWIKNKQLDICYGDHELQKFDVYLPEGEGPFPVVVLVHGGGFAYCDKRDWHLYPGFFALQEGFALVSVNYRLLPNIKRMDPIDDLTEALAFIKKNAAQFKLDNENVFLYGTSAGGNLVSQVSLRNVAKGEPVKGVAALCPLLDFSNEAAYLEIFEAIAPDYIKQNRDTMVEYLGFDPAINVAAAKEANIDYVITDAAPPFYIQHGTMDPAVPVEQSINFARSLIKEIGEEKVILDLMPETGHAGGGPEFLEKENIQPILAFFKSLVK, encoded by the coding sequence ATGAGAAGCTTACTGGACACAAATTTTGTACCTGAATGGGTATCTATTATTGACAAGAAAGTGATTCCTCAAATCGACTGGATCAAGAATAAACAACTTGATATTTGCTATGGCGATCACGAACTTCAAAAGTTTGACGTTTATCTTCCCGAAGGAGAGGGACCATTTCCTGTTGTGGTTTTAGTTCATGGAGGCGGCTTTGCCTACTGTGATAAACGGGATTGGCATCTTTATCCTGGCTTCTTCGCATTACAAGAAGGTTTTGCTCTTGTTTCTGTAAACTACCGTCTACTGCCAAACATTAAACGAATGGATCCTATTGACGATTTAACAGAGGCATTAGCCTTTATAAAAAAGAATGCAGCACAATTTAAACTGGATAATGAAAATGTTTTTCTTTATGGTACCTCAGCAGGTGGCAATCTAGTGTCCCAAGTATCGTTGCGTAATGTAGCTAAAGGAGAACCAGTCAAAGGGGTTGCTGCATTATGTCCGTTACTTGACTTTAGTAATGAAGCTGCGTATCTTGAAATTTTTGAAGCAATCGCTCCCGACTATATCAAGCAAAATCGTGATACGATGGTTGAGTATTTAGGCTTTGATCCAGCAATTAACGTCGCTGCAGCAAAAGAAGCGAACATCGACTATGTGATCACCGATGCTGCTCCGCCATTCTATATTCAGCATGGTACAATGGACCCGGCTGTACCGGTTGAACAATCGATTAATTTTGCCCGAAGCTTGATAAAAGAAATTGGTGAAGAAAAGGTTATTCTTGATCTTATGCCTGAAACAGGTCATGCAGGAGGAGGACCTGAATTTTTAGAAAAAGAAAACATTCAACCAATTCTTGCTTTCTTCAAGTCGTTGGTCAAGTGA
- a CDS encoding alpha/beta hydrolase family esterase has protein sequence MMALLISSLLLGLLIFPMVGHAEKIKTVQKNDEKNKAITYSFYDASEHGHTSSRSSILSPTFYIYAGNITAEQADELIAQLEMEQVVEEWAAQIYVVNPLDKKEYTQEDSKAFLQLLASTHGVPNGVSNIKIIGIDQGATFVNEELADLMYPVAGVMTIGGTVGEDSAIHSPVPAYVSNSSDQVAELYTQANESELVEEEKEFKYYANSKAELQQVIVSQKEETLAEAFSNAWNKVLSKNYRMHNKTTEFYMADVTQITSDYDLEPVIDFEALDVTYNQMEKEPIEGKGEYTWYEYIPAKIKEKDSIPLVVTLHGFGNDPRIQGDTSGWVELAASEGLIVVSPEWQDKADNFSGNDGLGEAGILSLIDMLKEKYPQIDPSQVYITGLSAGGSKAALWGAKYSEIFAAAASISSPGVDKEELTAISEKYSGGQVPYLYICGDHDFFQMIPVDGSSPNGMPNIFFDDPNVSMFEFIQAYQRINQLEISEEPDLALNPYYGVKMTNQKETKLGNKDILSGTLTTDDDQTLIELVAIKDLAHWNYRPEAAFVWAFFQQYKRNTTDGSLEFNDSPTGNVASTADKSESKFINIVLVIVVVIAVIAGAVIYKYKKK, from the coding sequence ATGATGGCGCTCTTGATCAGCTCTTTGTTACTTGGTTTATTGATTTTTCCGATGGTTGGACATGCAGAAAAAATCAAAACAGTGCAAAAAAATGATGAGAAAAATAAGGCTATTACTTACTCTTTCTATGATGCGAGTGAACATGGTCATACCAGTTCGCGTTCTTCCATTTTGAGCCCTACTTTCTACATCTATGCGGGAAATATTACTGCTGAGCAGGCAGATGAATTGATTGCCCAATTAGAAATGGAGCAAGTGGTTGAAGAATGGGCTGCTCAAATTTATGTGGTAAATCCTTTAGACAAAAAAGAGTACACACAAGAAGATAGCAAAGCATTTCTTCAATTATTAGCTAGTACTCATGGCGTGCCGAATGGCGTTTCAAACATAAAAATTATTGGCATCGATCAAGGAGCAACTTTTGTCAATGAAGAATTGGCAGATTTGATGTATCCGGTGGCAGGTGTAATGACTATTGGCGGGACAGTGGGTGAGGATAGCGCAATCCATTCTCCAGTTCCAGCCTATGTTAGTAACTCATCAGACCAAGTAGCCGAATTATATACTCAAGCAAATGAGAGTGAGCTAGTGGAAGAGGAGAAAGAATTTAAGTATTACGCGAATTCAAAGGCGGAGCTTCAGCAAGTCATCGTGTCACAAAAGGAAGAAACTTTAGCAGAAGCATTTAGCAATGCTTGGAATAAGGTTCTTTCAAAAAATTACCGAATGCATAACAAAACAACAGAATTCTATATGGCAGATGTTACGCAAATTACCAGTGATTATGATTTAGAGCCGGTTATCGATTTTGAAGCATTGGATGTTACGTACAATCAAATGGAAAAAGAACCGATAGAAGGTAAGGGCGAGTATACTTGGTATGAATACATACCCGCCAAAATAAAGGAGAAGGATAGCATCCCACTTGTCGTAACCTTACATGGTTTTGGAAATGATCCACGGATACAAGGCGATACAAGTGGTTGGGTAGAGCTTGCAGCAAGCGAAGGTTTGATTGTCGTCTCTCCGGAATGGCAAGATAAGGCAGACAATTTTTCAGGAAACGATGGATTAGGGGAAGCAGGTATTTTGTCACTGATAGATATGCTGAAAGAGAAATATCCTCAAATCGATCCTAGTCAAGTCTATATAACTGGTTTATCAGCAGGTGGTTCTAAAGCGGCTTTATGGGGAGCAAAATATTCAGAAATTTTTGCTGCCGCCGCATCGATTTCGTCGCCTGGTGTCGATAAAGAGGAACTGACCGCTATTTCAGAAAAATATAGCGGTGGGCAAGTACCTTATCTCTATATATGCGGGGATCACGACTTTTTCCAAATGATTCCAGTAGATGGTAGTAGCCCGAATGGTATGCCGAATATTTTCTTTGATGATCCAAATGTATCGATGTTTGAGTTTATTCAGGCATATCAAAGAATCAACCAACTCGAAATTTCTGAAGAACCTGATTTGGCATTAAATCCCTATTATGGTGTAAAAATGACAAACCAAAAGGAAACCAAACTAGGCAATAAAGATATTTTATCTGGAACACTCACAACTGATGATGACCAAACGCTCATTGAGTTAGTAGCAATTAAGGATTTGGCGCATTGGAACTATCGTCCTGAAGCTGCATTTGTTTGGGCATTTTTCCAGCAATACAAAAGAAATACTACCGATGGTTCATTGGAATTCAATGATTCTCCAACTGGTAATGTTGCTTCAACAGCTGATAAAAGCGAGAGTAAATTTATTAACATCGTTTTAGTGATTGTTGTAGTAATCGCTGTCATTGCTGGTGCTGTAATATACAAGTACAAAAAGAAATAA
- a CDS encoding FAD-dependent oxidoreductase — MFKELFSPIKINTMMVKNRIVAAPLNNTFEEKALGGAGIVIAGHTIVEPYRSSFKSPDELSVFSKYEYEETRRKILKIQQAGAKASIEIFHGGREARCYEYAKGPSAYVREDGIEVRAMDEAMMEETLNYYYDTAKEAKELGFDTIFMHFGHGWLPAQFLSPYFNHREDEYGGSFENRAKFPLKILETVRAAVGKEFPIDMRISAYEWVDGSIEFEDVVAFIQLAEKYIDMVQISAGLDMNREANVHMATTNFEPLMPNVEWAKEVKQRVNIPVSVVGAVLSPEEANNLIAKGVVDMVAFGRSFVADPDWPKKALAGHPEDIHGCIRCLQCYHIATNHKNVGCSVNPRYNNETFVAKEVKPTKIVKNIVIIGGGPAGINAAITADKVGHRVTLLEKSDALGGQLKYVAKEHFKIEIARLLEFYKVQIGKSKVNVRLNFEATPKNIRQFNPDALIVAVGGREIVPPISGIDGENVVTGIQSIENEKELGENIVILGGGTIGAEIGMELALVHHKAVTIVEMNNELAAQGNELYKIALRQKINQAETLNVLLETICKKIEKDSCIVASKEGVEQHIPFDNLIVCTGLRPERNLAETFYGIAEQTVMLGDCNRIGKIMDATFEGYTVVQNLFDY; from the coding sequence ATGTTTAAAGAATTATTTTCACCAATCAAAATCAACACAATGATGGTCAAAAACAGAATTGTCGCAGCACCACTCAACAATACTTTTGAAGAAAAAGCTTTGGGTGGCGCCGGGATCGTCATTGCGGGGCACACGATTGTGGAACCCTATCGTTCTAGCTTTAAAAGCCCGGATGAGCTGTCTGTTTTCAGTAAGTACGAATACGAAGAAACACGCAGGAAAATTTTGAAAATTCAACAGGCAGGTGCCAAGGCTTCTATTGAAATTTTTCATGGGGGCAGAGAAGCTAGATGTTATGAATATGCCAAGGGTCCATCAGCTTATGTACGAGAAGATGGTATTGAAGTGCGAGCAATGGATGAAGCGATGATGGAGGAAACGCTAAATTATTACTACGATACTGCAAAAGAAGCAAAAGAACTTGGTTTCGATACTATTTTCATGCACTTTGGTCATGGCTGGCTGCCAGCACAGTTCCTTTCCCCTTACTTTAACCATCGTGAGGACGAATATGGTGGCAGCTTTGAAAATCGTGCCAAGTTTCCACTAAAGATATTGGAAACAGTCCGAGCGGCAGTTGGGAAAGAGTTTCCAATCGATATGAGAATCAGTGCGTATGAGTGGGTAGACGGATCGATCGAATTTGAAGATGTTGTGGCCTTCATTCAACTAGCAGAAAAGTATATTGATATGGTTCAAATTTCAGCAGGACTTGATATGAATCGTGAAGCAAATGTACACATGGCGACAACGAATTTCGAACCACTTATGCCTAATGTGGAATGGGCAAAAGAAGTGAAACAGCGTGTCAACATTCCGGTGAGCGTTGTTGGTGCGGTACTTTCTCCGGAAGAGGCCAACAATTTGATTGCAAAAGGAGTCGTAGATATGGTTGCTTTTGGTCGGAGCTTCGTAGCAGATCCGGATTGGCCGAAGAAGGCATTAGCAGGGCATCCGGAAGACATTCATGGGTGCATTCGCTGCTTACAGTGCTACCATATTGCGACGAATCATAAAAATGTTGGGTGTTCAGTTAATCCAAGATACAATAATGAAACATTTGTAGCCAAAGAAGTAAAACCCACAAAAATAGTTAAAAATATTGTCATCATTGGTGGCGGCCCAGCCGGTATAAATGCGGCAATCACTGCTGATAAAGTAGGACATCGGGTGACTCTTTTAGAGAAAAGCGATGCGCTAGGTGGACAACTAAAATATGTCGCAAAAGAACATTTTAAAATTGAGATTGCTCGTTTATTGGAATTTTATAAAGTACAAATAGGTAAATCAAAGGTAAATGTTCGACTGAACTTTGAGGCAACTCCGAAAAATATCAGACAGTTTAATCCAGATGCTCTTATCGTAGCAGTTGGTGGACGAGAAATAGTTCCACCGATTTCGGGAATCGATGGTGAGAATGTCGTGACAGGTATTCAATCAATTGAGAATGAAAAAGAACTGGGCGAAAACATCGTTATCCTTGGTGGTGGAACAATCGGTGCTGAGATTGGCATGGAACTAGCGTTGGTTCATCATAAAGCTGTCACAATTGTAGAGATGAATAATGAACTGGCTGCACAAGGAAATGAATTGTACAAAATTGCGTTAAGACAAAAAATAAATCAAGCAGAAACCTTAAATGTTCTACTGGAAACGATCTGTAAAAAAATAGAAAAAGATTCCTGTATTGTGGCGTCCAAAGAAGGAGTAGAGCAACATATTCCTTTTGATAACTTAATTGTCTGTACCGGACTTAGGCCGGAGCGAAATCTAGCGGAAACATTCTATGGTATCGCAGAACAGACGGTCATGCTTGGCGATTGCAATCGTATAGGTAAGATTATGGATGCAACTTTCGAAGGCTATACTGTTGTTCAAAATCTGTTTGATTATTGA